A segment of the Chloroflexota bacterium genome:
CCATTCTATGAACTGGCCCACGTGGACTTGCTCATCGGTGTGAACAACGGCCCGGTGGGGCGGGCCATTGACCAAGCTTTGGGCACACCACGTCCGGGCCACGAGTTGACGATCGTGACGCCGCGCCCACGCACGTTATTGGTCCCGACAGTCACTATTCGCACCGAACGTCAGGCCATGCAGGTGTATCAGGACGCGGCAGAGGGCATACGCCTGGCGATTGAGGCCGAGATCAAAAGCGGGTTTCTGCCAGAGGCGGCATTGGATGATCTGTCGCTCATTGCCAACGTCTTCGTCCACCCAGCAGCAGCCAACCGGACGCGTATCAAATTCAATAATTACAAAGCCATGCGCGCCGCTATCCGCAAGGCCATCGAGGGTCGACCCACGCTGGCCGAGATGCTGACAGAAAAAGCGGCGGCACGTCATCCATTCCGCTATGCCCCATAACCCCAGACCCAATATGGAGACCGCAAATGTCTCAAGGAGGGAAGATGAGCCGTCGCAGTTTCATTAAAGGGGCTGCCCTGACAAGTTTGGCCGCAACTCTTTCAGCATGCATCTCCGACAAGATAGTTCCCACACCTACCATAGTACCAGAAGAGATTGCCCTGCCTACACCTCGCACCGAGGGGCCGATGTCCTTGGAGGAAACTCTTGCCAAAAGGCGGTCGGTGCGTCAGTTTACCACCCAGTCACTGACCTGGGACGAACTTTCACAACTGCTTTGGGCCACTCAAGGAGTCACGGATCCAAGGGGATTCCGGACTGCTCCCTCGGCCGGCGCACTTTACCCGCTGGAAGTCTATTTGGCCACCCCCGAAGCGGCATACCGTTATATACCACAGGGGCATCGAGTAGTCCTCCAGATACAAGGGGACCATCGCATTGCCTTGTGGCACGCCGGACTTCAGCAGGAGGCGTTACGAGAGGCACCAGTGATCTTCGTGCTGGCTGCGGTATACGGGCGAACAGAGCGCAAATATGGCGGACGGGCAGCACGTTATGTACAATTAGAGGCTGGCCACGCGGCGCAAAACCTGCTGTTGCAAGCCGTTGCCCTGGGTCTGGGCGCAGTGCCTATCGGGGCTTTCGCGGATGAAGAGATTCAGATCGCACTCGCACTACCTGCTGACCACAAGCCTCTATATCTCATCCCGGTAGGTTACCCGAGGGTATAGCCAATGGCATCGAATGGAGAGCGGCCAGAGATCCGGATCGGTACCTCCGGCTGGGTGTACCAACATTGGCGCAGCATCTTCTACCCAACGGAGTTGCCCAGCGCAAAATGGTTGGCCTTCTACGCCGACCATTTCCAGACCGTAGAATTGAATGCTAGTTTCTACCGCTTGCCGAGCGAGAACGCTTTCCGCGCCTGGGCGACTAGCGTGCCAGAGGGGTTCATTTTTGCCGTGAAGGCCAGTCGCTTTGTGACGCACGTAAAGAAACTGAAAGATGCAGGCGAAGCCATTGAGAACCTCCTCGTCCGAGCACGCCTGATGGGCCCCAAATTGGGCCCTATTTTGTACCAATTGCCGCCAGGATGGAACTGCAATCTAGAACGCCTGGCGGATTTCCTGGCTCTGCTGCCGACCGACCTACGCTATGCTTTTGAGTTCCGTAATAGCACATGGCTGACAGAACCCGTATATGAAACGCTCGAACGATATGGTGCTGCGCTGTGCATCATCAGCCTGCCCGAATATCCCCTGATCCTGCGCGCTACTGCGCCTTTTGTTTATATCCGTCTGCATGGAGCGCAGGCGCTCTACGGGAGCCGGTACAGTGACCGAGAGTTAGCCTGGTGGGCAGAGCAAATAGCCGCTTTCCGCGATGAGGGGCGTGACGTGTATGTCTATTTCAACAACGATGCCTTTGGCTACGCGGTAGAGAACGCTTTCACCTTGCGACGCGTGCTTGGAGAAGGTTGTTAGCCCCAAAGCCACAGCGCAAGCGGTTATGTTTAAACATAAATCTACCCTGAACTAGGTTAATGACTACTCACAACCCAGGATCAGGGTAGAAAGTCTCTATGGCTCTTTGAATTCCACAGCGCCGCTTTTGTTGCTCAGGGTCAATCCATCTTGACTATCACGCGGTAAGTATCCGGCCGTACCGCCAAATCCAAAGCCTCCTTGAGTTCTCTGAAAGGCATCACGGCCTCAATAGCAGGGCCTACGTTAACCATTCGCAGAGAGAGTAGTTTCGCTGCCACGCGTAGATCTTCGGGATCTTTCCCA
Coding sequences within it:
- a CDS encoding nitroreductase family protein, with the protein product MSRRSFIKGAALTSLAATLSACISDKIVPTPTIVPEEIALPTPRTEGPMSLEETLAKRRSVRQFTTQSLTWDELSQLLWATQGVTDPRGFRTAPSAGALYPLEVYLATPEAAYRYIPQGHRVVLQIQGDHRIALWHAGLQQEALREAPVIFVLAAVYGRTERKYGGRAARYVQLEAGHAAQNLLLQAVALGLGAVPIGAFADEEIQIALALPADHKPLYLIPVGYPRV
- a CDS encoding DUF72 domain-containing protein, producing MASNGERPEIRIGTSGWVYQHWRSIFYPTELPSAKWLAFYADHFQTVELNASFYRLPSENAFRAWATSVPEGFIFAVKASRFVTHVKKLKDAGEAIENLLVRARLMGPKLGPILYQLPPGWNCNLERLADFLALLPTDLRYAFEFRNSTWLTEPVYETLERYGAALCIISLPEYPLILRATAPFVYIRLHGAQALYGSRYSDRELAWWAEQIAAFRDEGRDVYVYFNNDAFGYAVENAFTLRRVLGEGC